A portion of the Desulfotignum phosphitoxidans DSM 13687 genome contains these proteins:
- a CDS encoding DUF4125 family protein produces the protein MDVLKKNRKFLIKSILEMELNMFQRVNGGPSAPCQEQPDAFKKIRGSIYSFWSLDMLESYYGDLIMAQRNNRNLVYEKYARMDNKIPPINKSPLIGKIVEIEQKWQEELKSAYPVVYRHTCRDRSVVKDGSDFKVYLASELETFGNKTLEKYYDHVKKAIDKGKNLSMEMLRRLAENSGVESLEKLEAVMQKQVNP, from the coding sequence ATGGATGTGTTAAAAAAAAACCGGAAGTTTTTGATCAAAAGCATCCTTGAGATGGAACTGAACATGTTTCAAAGGGTCAATGGGGGGCCAAGCGCACCCTGCCAGGAACAACCGGATGCATTCAAAAAGATCAGGGGAAGTATCTATTCGTTCTGGTCCCTTGACATGTTGGAATCCTATTACGGGGATTTAATCATGGCCCAGAGAAATAATCGGAATCTCGTTTATGAAAAATATGCCAGAATGGACAACAAGATTCCACCAATAAACAAGAGCCCGCTTATTGGAAAAATTGTCGAGATTGAACAGAAATGGCAGGAAGAACTAAAATCAGCTTATCCAGTGGTATATCGACATACCTGCCGGGATAGGAGCGTGGTTAAGGACGGAAGTGATTTTAAAGTTTATCTTGCCAGTGAGCTTGAAACTTTTGGTAACAAAACACTGGAAAAATACTACGACCATGTAAAGAAAGCCATTGATAAAGGAAAAAACTTATCCATGGAAATGCTCCGCAGGCTGGCTGAAAACAGTGGGGTGGAAAGTCTTGAAAAATTAGAGGCAGTTATGCAAAAACAGGTGAATCCATGA
- a CDS encoding DUF4037 domain-containing protein — protein sequence MKGLELCRRFFERHGASMISKEFSGFRHRIAAGMVGEGSECLGFDDPISRDHDWGPGFCLWLDDNDFDEIGKPLQSAYDQLPRMFMGFVRKPGPLSNGKVGVFKTSDFYKRFVGLAHAPETLLQWVRQSDESLCACTSGDVFSDPLGRFSRIRQILLDFYPEDVRMFKIACRCAACARSGQYNFMRCAKRKEIFAAAYALHDFCSGLMGLVFLLKRRYSPFFKWKHRATRELGALGAAVHDQVNTLMRIRKDEDKQAIVESLSLSVINELKNQGLSDSNSDFLLDHSLSVQSRISSDMLRHSDVWGDH from the coding sequence ATGAAGGGGCTTGAACTGTGCCGGAGGTTTTTTGAACGCCATGGTGCATCCATGATCAGCAAAGAGTTTTCTGGTTTTCGCCACCGGATTGCCGCAGGCATGGTTGGTGAGGGCTCTGAATGTCTGGGATTTGATGACCCGATTTCCAGGGATCATGACTGGGGGCCAGGATTCTGCCTTTGGCTGGATGACAACGATTTTGATGAAATTGGTAAGCCCCTTCAGTCAGCCTATGATCAACTGCCCCGCATGTTCATGGGATTCGTCCGAAAACCCGGGCCGTTGAGCAACGGGAAAGTCGGCGTTTTCAAGACATCAGACTTTTATAAACGATTTGTCGGCCTGGCTCATGCGCCCGAAACGCTTTTGCAGTGGGTTCGGCAGTCAGATGAATCTCTTTGCGCCTGTACCAGCGGAGATGTTTTTAGTGACCCACTGGGCCGATTCTCCCGGATTCGTCAAATCCTGTTGGATTTTTATCCAGAAGATGTCCGGATGTTCAAAATTGCTTGCCGGTGTGCTGCATGTGCCAGATCGGGTCAGTACAATTTTATGCGCTGTGCCAAGCGAAAGGAAATATTTGCTGCCGCCTATGCGTTGCATGATTTCTGTTCAGGCCTCATGGGGCTGGTCTTTTTACTGAAACGCCGGTATTCTCCATTTTTTAAATGGAAACACCGGGCAACCAGGGAATTGGGTGCCTTAGGGGCCGCTGTCCATGATCAGGTGAACACATTGATGCGTATCCGAAAGGATGAGGATAAACAAGCGATTGTTGAAAGTCTGAGTCTTTCTGTTATCAATGAATTGAAAAATCAGGGGCTCAGTGATTCGAACAGTGATTTTTTGCTGGACCACAGCCTTTCGGTTCAGAGCAGGATTTCATCTGACATGCTCCGACACAGCGATGTCTGGGGGGACCATTGA
- a CDS encoding NAD-dependent epimerase/dehydratase family protein: MSRNILILGGSYFAGRALVDRLMQEKKGQVHTFNRGNIPLNLSEVNEIYGDRTDPFSVRHDLPYRTWDVVIDLCAYKPEDVEMVLELMNGTIGQYIFVSTISV; this comes from the coding sequence TTGAGCCGGAATATCCTGATCCTGGGGGGCAGTTATTTTGCGGGAAGGGCTTTGGTTGATCGGCTGATGCAGGAAAAAAAAGGTCAGGTTCACACCTTCAACCGTGGTAATATTCCTTTGAATTTGTCTGAGGTCAACGAAATATACGGCGATCGTACGGATCCTTTCTCCGTTCGGCACGATTTGCCTTACCGGACTTGGGATGTAGTCATCGATTTGTGCGCCTACAAGCCTGAGGATGTGGAAATGGTTCTGGAATTGATGAACGGAACTATCGGTCAGTATATCTTTGTCAGCACAATTAGTGTCTAG
- a CDS encoding class I adenylate-forming enzyme family protein, with the protein MKWNIGKILSKREAFSPDKIALIFEDTPLTYRDLNRESNRVAHFFAEKGLKKGDRIAVDLLNGPEFLACYFAAAKLGLIFVPMNYRLVSQELKYQLNRCNCSMLVFNDQFKEYIDPIRNSLDLKEENFVCVTIDGECPAWALDYRGVISHYPADEPIPERIIDLDDPLTILFTSGVTGSPKGAVITHGQTYFKCFQIINYTDMRQGDIVQSQAPLCHSAGLFAVSTPALSRGATLLMRSGFDPEKFSLDIERYSATIVFGLSTMMRFVLNSGVLDKVDLSSVRFVYGGGEKTSQTLYDELARKGLNLLPGFGQTENSAMALMPEHAPRSKYKSVGVANFFTELWIQNEKGQRVKPGEIGQIMARGPNVMKEYWDMPAETRTTIVDDVLHTGDLGYMDEDGYLYVVDRMKDMYRSGAENVYPAEVEAELIKHPKIEQVAIVGVPNEKWGETGKAFIVCSEGQTITHSEVAEYLDGKVARFKIPGYTQLLDSMPQTVTGKLRKGVLKKKYC; encoded by the coding sequence ATGAAATGGAATATCGGAAAAATCTTGAGCAAGCGTGAGGCGTTTAGCCCGGATAAAATCGCCCTGATATTTGAGGACACGCCTTTGACATACAGGGATCTGAATCGGGAGTCTAACCGGGTTGCCCATTTTTTTGCGGAAAAAGGATTGAAAAAAGGGGATCGGATTGCTGTGGACTTGCTGAATGGTCCTGAGTTTCTGGCATGCTATTTTGCGGCGGCAAAATTGGGACTGATCTTTGTCCCGATGAATTACCGACTTGTTTCACAGGAATTGAAATACCAGCTTAACCGGTGCAATTGCAGTATGTTGGTATTTAATGATCAATTCAAAGAATATATCGACCCCATACGGAATTCCCTGGATTTGAAAGAGGAAAATTTCGTGTGCGTGACCATAGATGGTGAATGTCCTGCCTGGGCTCTTGACTACCGGGGTGTCATCAGCCATTATCCTGCTGATGAACCGATTCCTGAACGCATCATTGATTTGGATGATCCGCTGACAATACTGTTTACCTCGGGAGTGACCGGCAGTCCCAAGGGCGCTGTCATCACCCATGGTCAGACCTATTTCAAATGTTTTCAAATAATCAATTATACAGATATGCGACAGGGGGACATCGTTCAATCGCAGGCACCTCTTTGTCATTCTGCCGGTCTTTTCGCTGTTTCCACGCCAGCTTTGAGCAGGGGGGCGACTTTGTTGATGCGGTCCGGATTCGATCCGGAGAAATTTTCCTTGGACATTGAGAGATACAGCGCTACCATTGTGTTTGGGCTCAGTACCATGATGCGTTTTGTGTTGAATTCAGGGGTCCTGGATAAAGTGGATTTAAGTTCTGTGCGGTTCGTCTACGGAGGCGGAGAAAAAACGTCCCAGACCCTTTATGATGAGCTGGCAAGAAAGGGTTTGAATTTGCTTCCAGGCTTCGGCCAGACCGAAAATTCCGCAATGGCCCTGATGCCAGAACATGCACCCCGATCGAAATACAAGTCTGTCGGAGTGGCCAATTTTTTTACGGAATTATGGATTCAGAACGAAAAAGGGCAAAGGGTCAAACCCGGAGAAATCGGTCAGATTATGGCTAGGGGTCCCAATGTGATGAAAGAATACTGGGATATGCCAGCGGAAACACGGACCACGATTGTGGATGACGTGTTGCATACCGGAGACCTTGGATATATGGATGAGGATGGCTATCTGTATGTTGTGGACCGGATGAAAGATATGTATCGATCAGGTGCGGAAAATGTGTATCCGGCTGAGGTGGAAGCTGAATTGATAAAGCATCCGAAAATCGAGCAGGTGGCCATTGTGGGCGTTCCCAATGAAAAATGGGGAGAAACCGGAAAAGCCTTTATTGTCTGTTCTGAAGGCCAGACAATAACCCATTCGGAAGTCGCTGAATATCTGGACGGTAAGGTCGCCAGATTTAAAATACCCGGATACACTCAACTGCTTGATTCAATGCCGCAGACTGTAACTGGTAAGTTGAGAAAGGGGGTGTTAAAGAAAAAATATTGTTAA
- the elbB gene encoding isoprenoid biosynthesis glyoxalase ElbB — translation MAKKKIGVLLSGCGVYDGTEIHESVLTLFFIDQSNAEAVCFAPDIPQAHVVNHLTQEEMSETRNVLVESARIARGQIWNIDEVDVAELDAVILPGGFGAAKNLSEFAFKGPQGKVNESVASFLKKMIEAGKPLGALCIAPVAVGMALKDRSPELTIGSEPEVIEALNALGVKHALCKVDEICVDSKNSIVTTPAYMLGSGIADVATGIQKLVEKVIEMTQ, via the coding sequence ATGGCTAAAAAGAAAATAGGTGTATTGCTCTCAGGTTGTGGTGTGTATGATGGAACGGAAATCCATGAGTCAGTATTAACCCTTTTTTTTATCGATCAGTCCAACGCTGAGGCGGTCTGTTTTGCGCCGGACATTCCCCAGGCCCATGTCGTGAATCATTTGACCCAGGAGGAGATGTCGGAAACTCGAAATGTGCTGGTTGAATCGGCAAGGATAGCCAGAGGGCAGATTTGGAATATTGACGAGGTGGATGTGGCTGAGCTAGATGCTGTTATCCTGCCAGGTGGATTTGGAGCGGCTAAAAATTTAAGCGAATTTGCTTTTAAAGGTCCCCAGGGAAAGGTGAATGAGTCAGTGGCTTCATTTCTGAAAAAGATGATTGAAGCCGGAAAACCACTGGGTGCTTTATGCATTGCACCGGTCGCCGTGGGTATGGCTCTGAAGGACAGGTCTCCTGAATTGACAATCGGGAGCGAGCCGGAAGTGATTGAAGCCCTTAATGCGTTAGGTGTCAAACATGCCTTGTGCAAGGTAGACGAAATCTGTGTCGACTCGAAAAACAGCATCGTAACAACCCCGGCCTATATGCTGGGCTCCGGCATTGCAGATGTTGCCACGGGAATCCAGAAACTGGTTGAAAAAGTAATTGAAATGACACAATAG
- a CDS encoding MmgE/PrpD family protein, with amino-acid sequence MTVTKRFAQYIDETKYEDIPRDVHRYARLCLLDWIGVTLGGSREPISDILMDFVDIVGGNPHATILGKGIKTNLIFAALVNGTLSHALDFDDTHKNSGTHPSVCLAPAVMAVGEYMKSSGRDLITAFVIGFEVGARIGAAAGTAHYDYGWHATATIGRFSATAAASKLMGLSQDQIVNAFGIAGTQVSGLREVFGTMSKPFHAGKAAMDGLLSVALAKRNFDSSNEIFEGKFGLKNVFAPKADPSRLLKDLGRKYHITDIAFKPYASALATHSTIQAIEAMKAKEKITAADVKSIQIEFGQLPFSVVNIKHPRRVLEGKFSVYQCAALAFVKGRVTPGMFTHEWIHDPEIIRFREKVNVLLNPGLKKFETIIKVITQQNRILEIFIRESKGSASDPLTFLEMKNKFMDLALPVVDLENAEKIVESVRHLSDIQDVSAIIQLCHPA; translated from the coding sequence ATGACCGTTACAAAGCGATTTGCCCAATACATTGATGAGACCAAGTACGAGGATATTCCTCGTGACGTTCATCGATACGCCCGGTTATGCCTTCTGGACTGGATAGGGGTAACCTTGGGCGGGTCACGGGAGCCGATCAGTGACATTTTGATGGACTTCGTTGATATTGTCGGGGGTAATCCTCATGCCACCATCCTTGGAAAAGGGATCAAAACCAATCTGATTTTTGCTGCTCTGGTCAATGGTACCTTGTCCCATGCCTTGGATTTTGATGATACCCACAAGAATTCAGGAACACATCCCAGTGTTTGTCTGGCGCCAGCAGTTATGGCTGTCGGGGAATATATGAAATCATCGGGCCGGGATCTGATCACGGCCTTTGTTATCGGTTTTGAGGTGGGAGCCCGAATTGGGGCGGCGGCCGGAACTGCTCATTACGATTATGGGTGGCACGCCACTGCAACGATTGGTCGGTTCAGTGCCACTGCGGCAGCATCCAAACTCATGGGGCTTTCACAGGACCAGATCGTTAACGCCTTCGGTATTGCCGGAACCCAGGTCTCCGGACTACGGGAGGTTTTTGGTACCATGAGTAAACCCTTTCATGCCGGAAAAGCAGCCATGGATGGCCTTCTTTCTGTTGCTTTGGCAAAGCGGAATTTTGACAGCAGTAACGAAATCTTCGAGGGAAAGTTTGGCCTGAAAAATGTGTTTGCGCCCAAAGCCGATCCCAGCCGGCTCTTGAAGGATCTTGGCCGGAAATACCATATTACGGATATTGCTTTCAAACCCTATGCTTCAGCCCTGGCTACCCATTCCACCATTCAAGCGATCGAAGCTATGAAGGCAAAGGAAAAAATAACAGCTGCGGATGTCAAAAGTATTCAGATCGAATTCGGACAACTTCCTTTCAGTGTTGTCAACATCAAACATCCGAGAAGAGTGCTGGAAGGTAAGTTCAGTGTTTATCAATGTGCGGCCCTGGCTTTTGTTAAAGGTCGAGTCACTCCGGGTATGTTTACCCATGAATGGATTCATGATCCCGAAATTATCCGTTTTCGCGAAAAAGTTAATGTTTTACTCAATCCGGGTCTGAAAAAATTCGAAACCATCATCAAAGTGATTACCCAACAGAACAGGATTCTGGAAATATTTATACGGGAATCCAAAGGCTCTGCTTCAGATCCCCTGACATTTTTAGAAATGAAAAACAAATTTATGGATTTGGCTCTACCGGTTGTTGATCTAGAAAATGCAGAAAAAATTGTTGAATCTGTTAGACATCTGTCCGATATCCAGGATGTTAGTGCAATTATACAATTATGTCACCCTGCGTAA